The Poseidonibacter lekithochrous region ACATACTAGAGTGTAAATCAAAATCATTAATGGTTTATGCTATTACATTAATTTTATTTATTTTAAGTATTGCTACTTTTCCCACTAATATTGTTAAAGCAAAAATGCTTCCAGGAAAAGATTCAGATACTTTCTCAATCTATGTAAAACTAAAAGATGGATATAGCATAAAACATACAAAAAAAGTAACAAGATGTATTTCAAATGAACTTCAAAAAAATGAAAATATCACAAATATATCTGTATTTTTAAGTGAAGGTCAACCCCTAGATTTTGCAGCACTTGTAAAACAAAGTGCTTTAAAAGACAAACAATGGCAAGCAGAGATGATGATAAACATCAAAAAAGCAGAAGATAGAGATATAACTAGTTATAACCTAGTTTCAACACTTCGAGCTCCTATTAAGTCACATTGTTCAATGTATGATGCAAATATCAAGTTTATTGAGCTTCCAGCTGGTCCTCCTGTATTAGCTTCTATTGTTGCTGAAATTTATGGAGGAAAGAACTTCCAAAATAGAAGAGATTTCTCATATAAAATTGCACAAGTTTTAAAAGAAAGAGCAACACTTGTAGATATTGATGTAATGGCTAGTAAGGATTATATTAAATACGAACTAGAACTAGATAACAACAAAATCATCAAAAGTGGTGTTAGTTTGGAACAAATAAAAAATATTTTATATCTAGCATATGAAGGAATGGAAATTTCTGTTGTAAATGAAAATCAAGCAGAAAATCAAATTCCAATATTTTTAAGACTTGATGATTCAAGATTATTAGAAACTAGTACAAAAGAATCATTACAAAACAAATTACAAACATTAAAACTAATGAATAATAGAGGTTATATGGTAAGTTTATCAGCTTTTGTAAATATAAAAGAGGTAATCAAAGAACCCACAATAACATCTAAAAATTTAAATCAAATGATTAATGTAATTGCAGAAACAAATAAAGATAGCCAAATCTATCCATTACTTGATGCAAGAGCAGAAATGATAGAAAGATTTGCTAAAGATTATGAGGTAATAAAAACAGATATGTTAAACCTATCATTTGTGAATAAAAAAACAAAGGAGAGATTTGATTTAATATTTGATGGAGAATTAAAAGTAACCCTAGATACATTTAGAGATTTAGGTGGGGCATTTATTATTGCATTAGTTTTAATATTCTTTTTAATGGTAATGTATTATAAAAGTTTTGCCCTATCAGGAGGTATTGTATTATCTAGTTTTGTATCTATTATTGGAGTTATATTTGCTCATGTTATTATGGATATATTTACTTATGATACTTTTTATTTAACAGCTACATCCTTGATTGGATTTATTGGTCTAATTGGTATTAATTCACGAAACTCAACACTTATTATTGATTTCTCAAAACAATTAGTACAAGAAGAAAAACTAAGTATCAATGAAGCAATAGCAAAAGCTACAGCAACACGATCAAAACCAATTATTCTAACAGTTCTTACAATGGTATTCGCTTCATCATTACTAGCTACTGATGCAGTATTTGGAGGACTAGGAGTTGCACTAATTGGTGGTACTCTAATCTCATATGTTGTATCAATGTTTTTTGTTCCAGTGATTATCAAAAACCATTTACGAAAGATTATTTAAGGCTATAGCCTTCTTGAGGGATATTAACAATAATATCTATCTCAAGTTTTTTTCGTAACTCTTTAATAAAAGTCTTTAAAGCACTTGTACTCATATGAGAATTTTCCCAAATTCGCTCTTCTATTTGATTATAAGTGGTAATACATTGATTTTTATTTTCAAATAATAGAGCTAAGAAATCACGTTCTCTTCTTCTAACTAAAACACTCTTTCCATCAAACTTCACTTCTCTTGTGGATAAATCGAGAAGTACTCCATCAGATATTTCAAGTAAGGAGCTAAATTTTTCTTTTATTATCTTATTTAATACTTCTTGTAGTTTCTTCGTATTTAAAGGTTTTACTATAAAATGATTGATATTAAAATTAATTAAACTAAATAAATACTCTTCTGTTGAGTGAGCAGTTAATACAACAATTTTTACATAACTATCTTCATTTCTAATTTTTTTAACAAGCTCAATACCATTACCGTTATTCATTTGAATATCAGTAAATATAATATCAGGATTAATATCTTTATAAATCTCATATGCTTCTTCCCCACTTGAGGCTTCATAGATATCATCAAAGTAATACTTTAGAGTATTAATCACTCTTTTTCTAATACCTTTTTCATCTTCAACACATAAAATTGATAGTTTTTTTAATTCATCTAATAATTTATCTTCCACTTTATACCTACATTATAATTTTAAATTCTGCACCATTGTTTTTATTATGAACTTCTAGTTTACCATTCATATTATTTTCAATAATCATTTTTGACATATAAAGCCCCATTCCAGATGCTTTACTACTGTTTTTTGTAGAAAAATAAGGTTCAAATATAATATCAATATTTTCTAAATCAATACCACCTGCATTATCACTTATTATTACAACATTTTTATCATTTTCTTTTTTTAACTCTAAAAAAACTTCTGGTTTATTAGTCTTTCTCTCTTCAAATATATCTTTAGCATTTATTAGTAAATTCAAAATAACTTGTGAAAACTCCCTTTGATAACCA contains the following coding sequences:
- a CDS encoding response regulator transcription factor, which produces MEDKLLDELKKLSILCVEDEKGIRKRVINTLKYYFDDIYEASSGEEAYEIYKDINPDIIFTDIQMNNGNGIELVKKIRNEDSYVKIVVLTAHSTEEYLFSLINFNINHFIVKPLNTKKLQEVLNKIIKEKFSSLLEISDGVLLDLSTREVKFDGKSVLVRRRERDFLALLFENKNQCITTYNQIEERIWENSHMSTSALKTFIKELRKKLEIDIIVNIPQEGYSLK